A part of Aegilops tauschii subsp. strangulata cultivar AL8/78 chromosome 2, Aet v6.0, whole genome shotgun sequence genomic DNA contains:
- the LOC120974999 gene encoding uncharacterized protein, translated as MQNDYISQQLDEKVLELEREIEHELERKKEQKTQQQCFKKWDVPCYPPGQSLWPQNNLPARQYFNKPDGPCGPGYAMFAPVHGRHNNRPLWQQPPPLKRLFTYSSEFGPHEVPQPSFNNSSGASYHWYPQQLTAPNSFAYGAHTG; from the exons ATGCAGAATGATTATATTTCTCAG CAGCTTGACGAGAAGGTGCTGGAGCTAGAGCGGGAGATAGAGCATGAGCTAGAGCGGAAGAAAGAGCAGAAG ACACAACAGCAGTGCTTCAAAAAGTGGGATGTGCCATGCTATCCCCCTGGGCAGTCATTGTGGCCCCAAAACAATCTG CCAGCGCGGCAATACTTCAACAAGCCAGATGGACCATGTGGCCCTGGTTATGCAATGTTTGCCCCTGTACATGGTCGTCACAACAACCGGCCACTGTGGCAGCAGCCACCACCATTAAAACGGCTTTTCACTTATAGCAGTGAGTTTGGACCTCATGAG GTACCCCAGCCATCCTTCAACAATAGCAGCGGAGCCAGCTACCATTGGTATCCACAGCAACTTACTGCCCCCAACTCATTTGCCTATGGCGCACACACAGGCTAG